One part of the Methanomethylovorans hollandica DSM 15978 genome encodes these proteins:
- a CDS encoding Hsp20/alpha crystallin family protein yields the protein MVHKVVHLSIITVALIKLGAIVITLGRTILMPGEGTPPIDIKLSIPLIDILKFICPLIFIKRGYSIHNNDSMITIFINISGIPKDRIILDFTDDTISVTGSFNGKSICHNIPLPCKIDIDKISYIFNNGILEINCPKQITNKKTIKVQ from the coding sequence ATGGTACATAAGGTAGTACATTTAAGTATAATTACCGTAGCTCTAATTAAATTAGGGGCTATTGTAATAACATTAGGAAGAACAATTCTCATGCCTGGAGAAGGTACACCCCCAATTGATATAAAGCTTTCAATCCCATTGATTGATATTCTAAAATTTATCTGTCCTCTGATATTTATTAAGAGAGGATATTCGATTCATAATAACGATTCTATGATTACCATTTTTATAAATATATCCGGTATTCCAAAAGATAGGATAATACTTGATTTTACAGATGATACAATCAGCGTAACGGGGAGTTTCAATGGAAAAAGCATTTGTCACAACATCCCTCTACCATGTAAGATTGACATTGATAAAATATCATACATATTTAATAACGGAATCTTGGAGATTAACTGCCCGAAGCAAATAACGAACAAAAAAACGATTAAAGTCCAATAA
- a CDS encoding HD domain-containing protein, which produces MTTDHSLPEETILQNKNRIIELLKSTEREGIDNLIVFMQSPECNFFEAPASSKFHLCKKGGLAQHVLNVYDALLYLEEKYSQIKFCDSLIIIGILHDFDKALNLYREKYTKAGARSQNPYEKEDIFPMGHGEKSVILLQKFITLTTQEMMCIRWHMGPYDPSYRMYEFAIKDKCPEAFIVYFADHLATLYVDDAETPLEITETIPPITEVVT; this is translated from the coding sequence ATGACTACAGACCATTCATTACCTGAAGAAACGATTCTCCAAAACAAGAATAGAATAATAGAACTTCTGAAATCGACTGAAAGAGAAGGTATCGATAACCTAATTGTTTTCATGCAAAGTCCTGAATGCAATTTCTTTGAAGCACCTGCAAGCAGTAAATTCCACCTGTGCAAAAAAGGAGGCCTTGCTCAACATGTTCTCAATGTGTACGATGCACTACTGTATCTTGAAGAAAAGTATAGCCAAATCAAATTCTGTGATTCTCTCATCATTATTGGTATTTTACATGATTTTGACAAAGCCCTAAATCTATACAGGGAAAAGTACACCAAAGCAGGAGCACGGAGCCAAAACCCATACGAAAAAGAAGATATTTTTCCGATGGGACACGGTGAGAAAAGCGTAATTCTGCTTCAGAAATTCATAACCTTAACAACGCAGGAAATGATGTGCATAAGATGGCACATGGGGCCTTATGATCCTTCATACAGGATGTACGAATTCGCAATTAAAGATAAATGCCCTGAAGCATTCATTGTATATTTCGCAGACCATCTTGCTACATTGTATGTAGATGATGCAGAAACACCACTGGAAATTACAGAAACAATTCCACCGATAACGGAGGTTGTCACATGA